Proteins from a genomic interval of Acidobacteriota bacterium:
- a CDS encoding VOC family protein: MTRSPSLPWLVMLAALAAGSARGASPAPRDPLTPFWAAIVTDDAERTAGWYQSALGFKRFHAMEFPEAKVKVLLLERDCFNLEVIGGPSFVRAEDLDPRAADPDLRQGIVKLSFRTADIRTLSEILRQKGAVFLVNPSRDPTFGDTFNLFKDPDGNLLQLFQPPDRRARRLGDRLEAGVFALIVADLDAAAAWYARHLGFRVERRVEAAEAGVRVAFLDRDGFTLELIAKRGTVSVKEKQKAAKPETMVRGYLKLGFLVRDLDAWARRFSGAGVAFKIPITADKPTGTRFFLVEDNEGNVLQLFEKVKP; the protein is encoded by the coding sequence ATGACCCGTTCCCCTTCCCTGCCCTGGCTCGTGATGCTGGCCGCCCTCGCCGCCGGCTCGGCCCGCGGCGCCTCCCCGGCCCCCCGTGACCCGTTGACCCCCTTCTGGGCGGCCATCGTGACCGACGACGCCGAGCGCACCGCCGGCTGGTACCAGTCGGCCCTGGGGTTCAAGCGCTTCCACGCCATGGAGTTCCCCGAGGCCAAGGTGAAGGTGCTCCTGCTGGAGCGGGACTGCTTCAACCTCGAGGTGATCGGCGGCCCGTCCTTCGTCCGCGCCGAAGACCTCGACCCCCGGGCCGCGGACCCAGACCTCCGCCAGGGGATCGTGAAACTCTCCTTCCGCACGGCCGACATCCGCACCCTCAGCGAAATCCTCCGGCAGAAGGGCGCGGTGTTCCTCGTGAACCCCTCGAGGGACCCCACCTTCGGGGACACCTTCAACCTCTTCAAGGACCCCGACGGCAACCTCCTCCAGCTGTTCCAGCCGCCCGACCGCCGGGCCCGCCGGCTCGGGGACCGGCTGGAGGCCGGGGTATTCGCCCTCATCGTGGCGGACCTGGACGCCGCCGCGGCGTGGTACGCCCGCCACCTGGGGTTCAGGGTGGAACGCCGGGTCGAGGCGGCCGAGGCGGGCGTCCGCGTCGCGTTCCTGGACCGGGACGGGTTCACCCTGGAACTGATCGCCAAGCGCGGCACCGTGTCGGTGAAGGAAAAGCAAAAGGCCGCGAAACCGGAGACGATGGTCCGGGGCTACCTCAAGCTCGGTTTCCTCGTCCGGGACCTGGACGCGTGGGCCCGGCGGTTCAGCGGGGCCGGGGTTGCGTTCAAGATTCCCATCACCGCCGACAAGCCCACCGGCACCCGTTTTTTCCTGGTGGAGGACAACGAAGGCAACGTCCTTCAACTCTTCGAGAAGGTGAAACCATGA